The DNA sequence CCATTCATTGAGGACGATTTCGTTTTCCTTGAGCGGAAGCTTTGGTTTAGCGCCGATGAACTTAAAGGGGCCGAACGGTGGCTGCTCGGGGAAGTCGAGGCCCGCGACGATGGAATACATGGAGTAAGGAGTTTTTTCCTCGCCGGTGGGGGTTTTCAGCGGACTGAATTCATTGGCGATGTAGACCATGACGGGCGAGGTGGCGACGTCGAGTTTTTTCGCAGCTGCGCGGCCGGCCTGTTCGATCTGCGGGTCGAGGATCATCTGCTCGCTTTCGAGCGAGAGGTAGTTCCGTTCTTTGTTGGGAATGATCTTGAGGTTCAGGTCTGCGAGAGTGAGGCTCTGTTTGAGAGCCGCTTCCAGGCCCTGGGCGACGATGCGGGCCTGGGGAGAGTCGGGGATCGATTCCGCGTGGGAGCTGAAAAAGAGGGAGTTGACCCGGGCGGGCCGTTGCTTGGGATCGCGGCGAGAGGGTTGAATTTCATCGAGATCGAGCGCGGCCTGCAGGGTGTCGAGCGAGAGAAACAGGTCGAGCGGGAGCTGTTGATTGGGGAGCAGAGCGAGGCGGCCGGCCTTGGAGTCTTCATCGAGAATCTGACTGACGGTGAGGGTGATTTCGACCGACTGTTCTTCTTTCTCACCCAGCAGCGAATCGCGGGGGATGGCAGAAGGGAGTTCGATCCAGAGGGTGATCTGATCGCCGACCGAGGCTTCGAGCTGCTCTGCGACGCGGGAGTTGAGGATCGCCTGATCGTCTTCGGGGGCAGGGATGTCGCCATGATCGAGGAGCGACCAGAGACGTTGATCGGTGCCGAAGATGTTGACCTGACCGACGCGGAGGTGCAGGTCTTCCCGGTTCTTTTCCAGCGCGCCACGGAGGACGAGCGCTGGTGCGATGGTTTCGATGCTTTCCGGGAGAGCGGAGGACTTCTGCAGATCGTCGGCCAACTGCTCGCGGAAGAAGCGATGACCGGAGACGACGTAGTCGATTTTGCCGAGACGGTCGAGTGTCATCTGTCTGAGGCTGGCGCGAACGGAATCGCCGACGATGAGGGCGCCGCCGATGACAGCGGTGGCCGCGATGACTCCGAGGAGTACGGCGAGGTTGGTGCGCCAGTGATAAGTCAGACTTTTGATGACAAAGCGCGCTTGATTCATAACTCGAACTCTTCTGCAGTTAGAACATTCGATTTCAGACCGATTCGGTCACGAGGAGACCGTCGCGTAATCTTTGATGTTGCGGAAAGAGGGCCGCCAGTTCGCTGCTGTGGGTGACGCAGATCAGAATGGTGTTCTGTTCCTGGTTGATTTCCAGCAGGAGTTTGCCGATGGATTCGGTATTGGCCCGGTCCAGGTTTCCCGTGGGTTCGTCAGCGAGCAGCAGACGCGGATTATTGATCAAGGCCCGGCAGACTGCGACCCGCTGGCGTTCGCCTCCGGAAATCTGGGCGGGACGATGATTGAGTCGATCTTTGAGCCCGACGCGTTCCAGCAGGTGGCGGGCACGTTCCTCGGCGTCGCTGGAAGATCCCTGATGAACCATGGTGGGAATCAGGACATTTTCGAGAACCGAGAACTGAGGCATCAGGTGATGGTCCTGAAAAATGAAACCGATATTCTGGTTGCGAAACTCGGCCTGTTCTTTGTCGCTGAGGACGAACGGGTTCTGGTTGAACTGGATGACTTCACCCGCGGTGGGCTGATCGAGCACGCCGAGGATGTAGAGCAGCGTGCTCTTGCCGGAACCGGAGGGACCGGTAATGGCGAGCGCTTCGCCGCGGTTGAGGGTGAGATCCACGCCGGCGAGAATCGACAGCGATTCATCGGCGAGGGTGAACTGTTTGGTTAAGTTGCGGACAACTAATTGCTCGGGAGCGTCGTTCATGTCAGTCCCTGCCGGTAGAGTCAGGTTGTGGGATGCTGTGAGTCTTCAATTTTCTGTTGAATCCACTCGGGGATCTCGATGGACTTCATCGGTTCGCCATGCGTGAAATGGCAGCAGACGGTTTTCATGCGTCCTTTGGCGATTTTGGTGTCATCCCGCCAGAAGTCGTATTCGATAGTCAGCGATTTGACGCCGACCCGTTCGATGGTGAGACGAATTTCGAGGAGGTCGCCGTAGAAAGCGGGAGATTCAAAAGAGCATTGGGCGGAGACCCGCGGCCAGCCGATGACGGAGCCGTCGGGCTGTTTATCGACGATGGTCATGCCGAGTGAGCGATAGTATTCGTGCTCGGCCTGTTCCATGTATTTGTAGAAGTTTGAGAAGTGGACAATGCCGGCCATGTCCGTTTCGTGAAATTCCACGCGGCGAATTGTTTTAAAAGTGCAGGACATGCATCTCTCAATAGAAATCAGAAAACAGCAGACTGCGGCCTTAAATCTGCAGTCTGCTGTGAGATTAAAACCTGTTACAGGCGGTTCCGGGGAATCAGTCTTCCGGGAAGAACCGCACGAGGGTTTCCTTGCTGGGAGGTCTGGTGACCAGGGAGACCAGGATCATGGCGACCGCGGAGGCGACCACCATGGTGGCTACCGGCATCATGCCCAGGAAGGTGTAGTTCGGCTTCAAGGCGTAACCGGCTTCTTTAAACAGGTAGAGCCAGGTACCGAAGGCGACCAGGACACCTGCGTAAGCGCCAGGCTTGGTGAGGCGTTTCCAGTAGACCGCAGCAAAGATGATGGGGAACAGGCTGGAAAACCCACTGAAGCACCAGACACCGAGGGTAAAGACCCGCCGCGGTTCCAGCAGACTGAAACCGTAGGTGATCGCTACCACCAGAATAATAAAGGTCCGGGCCATGAGGACAACCTGTTTATCTGTAAAACGGTCTTTTCCGCCGTAATGCACGACAATGTCTTCAGTAAACATGGTGCCGATACAGAGGAACTGACTGTCCAGCGAAGACATGATGGCGGCCAGAATCCCTGCGGTCAGGAAGCCGGCGAGAACGGGGGAGGTCATCTTCTTCACCATCGCCGCAAGGACCGCGTTCGCCGGGAAGTGTGGCGGGAAGAGCGGTGCCCCGTTGAAGGTGGCGGAGGTTGCCCAGACACCGACCAGGACGCAGGGAACCCAGACAATCATGATGAACAGCGGGTGTGCGACCACGGGAAGTTTAAATGTCCCTGCAGAACGGGCGGTGAGCCAGTGCTGGAACAGGTGGGGGAACATGCCGACCGAGAGGGGGACGAAGAAGTAAGTGAAGAAGACGAGCTTGCTCATGGGATGCGGTGCATCGGGAGCCCAGTTGGTGGCCCGGTAGACGCCGAGCGCTTTTTTGATCGTCCACTTTTTACCTTTGGAAGGATCGTTGGGATCCAGATCGTGGTTGGGATGGCCGATTTTATCGCCGAAGATCAGCATCGCCTGTTCGTCTTCCGCGTTAGCTTTCCGCGGATATTCCTGCAGGGCATGATGCGACATCAGGTCGGTAGTCCACTTCTCGGGGAAGGGATCCGGCGTGACGCGGTCGTCCTGTTTGAGCAGGGCGCGGTTGGTCTGTTCGGTGGTCAGTTCGTAGAGACCGTTCTTGGCAGCGTAGACGGCTTCGGCAGTCATCTGCCAGTTGGGCATACGGGGTTTGAATTCCTCGTAGGCTGCGGCTTTCTGCTCGGGAGTGAGTGTCAGTGTTTTAAGGACACGGGTCGCGTAATTGTATTTAGCGATCAGGGTCCAGGTCTCATATCGTTTCGCATAAGCGGCGCGGTCTTTGGGATCGACGGCCCGCATGAGTTTCGAGGGGTTCTTTTCGAGCACCGCTTCGCTGGCAGCCTGCAGACCACCCAGTTTGCTGGAAATCACGAAGAAGGTGACGACGCCGAGTATCATGAACACGATGGTCTGAAATGTGTTAGCCCAGGCGGTTCCCCGCATCCCGCCGAAGAAGACGTAGATCAACACGACGAGGCTGATAACCAGCGAACCGAGCCAGGGGGGGATGCCGTAATCGTAGGCGGCGAAGGCGCTGTCGAAGGCACCTTCCGTAATACTGCTGATGACCACGCCGGAAGACATGACGCCGATCAACAGGTAAGGAATTACCAGACCGACGAGAATCGGGAAGAGGATCACGCCGATCTTGTCGCTTTCCAGACGTTCGCGGAAGAACTGAATCTGGGTGGTGTAACCGTATTTGTGTCCCCAGGACCAGAGTTTAATCCCGAGCAGGAAGAAGCAGAGCGAGTGGATGATCCCGCTGGAAGAGGCGAGCATCCCGTAGACGCCGACCCCTTCTTTGTAGGCTTCCCCACTGGAACCGACCAGGGCGAAGGCGGTCATCGTGGTGCCGAAGATCGACATCAGCAGCAGAAACGGGCCAATCGAATGACTGGCGAGCATGTAGTCCTTACTGGTTCCTTTAAACAGACGACTGGAGAACACGCCCAGAAACAGCAGCAAACTCAAGTAGATTCCAATAATTACCAACTGAATCATTATTCTGTGTCTCCTGTTTCCTGGTCAGATTCTGGGGCAGATTTGAGGGCTGCTGTGGGAGCAGGTGCCGGGGCGGGGGAATCCTGGGCGATTTCTTCCAGATGGTGAGGCCAGGCAAATTTGGTCGCCAGAAACCAGACAATGGCGGCACCGATAGAGATTCCTGCCTGGTAGAGCAGGGTGATCGGCATGAATCCGAAGATGAGTCTTTTGTCATCCCAGAGCCAGTTGTCCTGGTGGAGAATGATTAGTATGACAACCAATCCATATACGGCGTATCTCATAGGTCATCTTTTCTGTGTTGCAAGAGTCATGACAGGGTGGGTCAGGCTCTGCCGGGGCAGAACCGATTTCGGCGGGAAGCAGGCTCAAGCGACGACCTGCAGAATCGCACTGTTGAACTATTGTGCCAAAAATGAAGTGAGGTCACAACATACCGGTTCGTTTTGTCGTCATAATCCTGCTGATCGTACCCTCGGTTTCGCGGAAATGTTAATGTTCGTTAACACCTGAACTGCTCTGCAGGAGCCGTGATAGAGATAAGCCAATCCTGAATTCAAGGCTTGCAAATCGGGGTGAGTCTCCTCAGAATGGGGGCTTACATAAAAGGGTCGGACTATTTCGACTATGGCTTTTAGAGAGGATAGGGAATCAATGTTGCGTCAGGCGTTCGTAGGATTGTGCTGTTTAAGCTGCGTAATGACATCCGCAGCATTTGCTCAGGCCCCTAAAGGCGACAAGAACTATGCCGTGGTCGATCTGAAGAATGTCGACGATGATTTTTTCTATCAGGGTGAATACTATGGATCGCTCGGATCCGACTGCAACTGGTGTGGCTCCGCTGCCCTGGGGTTGCAGGTGGTCGCCCGCGGTGATGGACATTTCATCGCCTCGCTTTACCAGGGCGGACTGCCCGGTAATGGCTGGGACCTCTCTGCCCGTGAAGAGTTGGAAGGAACCCGGGACGGGGACGTATTGACACTGCAGGGAAAAGACCTGACGCTGCAGGTTTACAAGAATGGTCCCGTAGAAATTCTGGATCACAGAGGGCATCTGCTGGGTCAGCTGACTAAATACCAGCGGAGCAGTGTGACTCTGGGCGCAACGCCACCACCGGGGGCCACTGTGATTTTCGATGGTTCTTCCGTGGATGAGCTGACCGGGGGCGAGATCACTCCCGGAGGTCTGCTGAAAGAGGGGACCGAGTTCAAGCATACCTATCGCAGCTATCGCCTGCATGTCGAATTCCGTCTGCCTTATATGCCTTACGCTGTCGGACAGGCACGCAGCAACAGTGGGATTTATCTGCAGAGCCGCTACGAAGTCCAGGTGCTGGATTCATTCGGCCTGGAAGGGGTCGAGAACGAGTGCGGTGGTCTGTACAAGCAAAAGCGTCCCCGCATCAACATGTGTTTTCCACCTTTGTCCTGGCAGACATATGACATCGGTTTTGTTGCTCCCAAATTCGATGCGGACGGGAAGAAGATCAAGGATGCTTACATCACCGTGCTGTTGAATGGGGTTCCCGTCCACCAGGACTACGCGATTGTCGCCAAGACCGGCGGTGGTAAGCAGGAAGGACCGGAGCTGTATCCGATCAAGCTGCAGGATCACCGCAATCCGGTCCGTTTTCGCAACATCTGGATCGTGGATCTGAGTGACCAGCCTGATCCGCAGTACTGCTTTCCCTGCCAGTCACTGTTGTGTGACAAATAAGCAGGTTTCAGAGCCTCGTCAGTCTCATCCCGGCTGCGCTGAGAATACGCACAGCTGGTAGAGCGGGATATTTCCGTTCGCGTCTTGTCTTGCCGATCAAAGCAGGTACAATAGGAAAGCGGTGTCGTAAGCTGCTGCCTGGCACAGGCATACGATATTGATGCCCCGTGTGATTCACCTGTCGGTCCCAGCAGTTCCTTGCGGGATTCCAAGTCGGGTGAGCTGATCGCAAGGAGAGTCGAGAGGTCTGATGGATTATTCGCTGATTGCCATTCTGGGCTTGATCATAGCATTGATGATGTTCGTGGCTGAGATCTTCATTCCTTCGGGAGGGCTGATTGCCGTGCTGGCATTATCGAGCATGGCTGCCTCGCTTTGGGGGGCCTGGATGGCCTGGTGGGGAACCAGCCCCGGTTTCTGGTGGACCTATATCGCCAGTATTATTTTGCTGATACCAACGACAATCGGCATGGCAGTCAAAATCTTTCCGAATACAGCCTGGGGCAAGAAGTTCATTCACGAAGCGCCGACACTGGAAGAAGTCAGTGGTTTCCAGGCCGAGACCGATCATCTGCGGTCATTAGTCGGGAAAACAGGAAAAACGCAAACTCTTTTGAACCCCAGTGGGTTTGTCATCGTTGATCATGAACGGCACCACTGTGAAAGCCAGGGCATGATCATCGATCCGCGTGTGGATGTGGAGATCATAGCCGTGGAAGGGACGCGTCTGGTCGTGAAAATGGTTAAGAAACCCGTCAAAGAGAGTTCCGATACAGAAGAAAAAACTGCCCCAAAGCGCGAATCGCTGGCCGATGGTTCTCTCGATTTTGAGGTTCCCGAAACCTGATTCTATCGGCAGGCTCTGGAGTCGAGCCCAAAAATTCTCTACAATGACTAAATCCGGATAGCCGACAGGTTGCCAAGTCGAGTTCCGCCGTAGCAAACAACACCAGGATCTACTTTTTCTCAGGACAGGAAAGCAGGAATGAGCACCTTGAATCTATTAGCGGCCGATGATAACACCACAATCATCTGGATTGTGGGGATTGTCGTCTTTCTGTTTGCGCTGTTTATATTCGCGTTGTTTGCCCGGTTTGCCGGTTTGTGGATTCAGTGTAAGTTGACGAAAGCCAAAATCGGTTTCTTCGATCTGGTGATGATGACGATTCGTAAGGTCAACCCGACCATTATCGTCCGCAGTAAAATCATGGCAATTCAGGCTGGGGTCACCAAGTCGTATGATATTTCGACGCGTGATCTGGAAGCCCATTACCTCGCGGGGGGGAATGTACCGAATGTGATTCGTGCCCTGATTGCCGCCCAGCGGGCGAAAATCGATCTGGACTGGCAGTCTGCCCAGGCGATCGACCTGGCGGGCCGCGATATTTTAGACGCCGTGCGGACGAGCGTGTACCCCAAGGTGATTGACTGTCCCGATCCCCGGAAGACCAACAGCACGTTGGATGCAGTGGCTGGCGATGGAATTCAGTTAAATGTACGGGCCCGGGTTACCGTGCGAACCAACCTGAAACAGCTGGTCGGTGGTGCAACCGAAGAGACCGTCATTGCCCGTGTGGGACAGGGGATTGTGCAGGCCATCGGTTCGACTTCTACTTACGAACAGGTCCTGGAGAATCCGGATAAGATTACGCAGATCGTGTTGAACGAGGGGCTGGAAAAGCAGACCGCTTACACGATTGTTTCGATCGATATCGCAGACATTGATGTGGGTGAGAACATCGGAGCCCGGTTGCAGGCGGATCACGCTGAAGCGGAAATGCGTGTGGCACAGGCGAAAGCAGAACAGCGACGAGCAGAACAGAAGGCTCGCGAGCAGGAAATGGTCGCGTTGACCCAGGAAAACCGGGCCCAGGTAGTGTTGGCAGAAGCCAAAGTGCCCGAAGCGATCGCCGAGGCGTTTCGTTCCGGAAAAATCGGGATCCTGGATTACTATGAACTCAAAAACGTGCAGGCCGATACCAAGATGCGTGACATGATCGGGACTCCCGAACGGGAACCGTCTACAACCAGCTAAGCATGAGCCGTGTTTGATTGTGAAAGGGATTCACAGCCAGGCTGATGCGACTGGACAGGATTAAAGAGCAACTGGGGTAAATTATGAATCTTCCGATCTTAGCAGCAGACTGGGTGGGCGCCGTAATCGGTATCCTGTTTCTGCTGATCAGTGCCGCCAGTGCAATCGCGAATGCCGCCAAGGAAAAGAATAAAGCACAGCCCGGCAAGGCTAAAGAGAAAGCGCAACTGCAGAAAGAGCTGGAAAAATTTCTGCAGGACGCGATGAATCCCCAGCAGGCAAAGAAACAGGAACCGCGCGCACAGCAGGCCCGGGCAGCGGAACCGACGGAGATCGATTTCTTTGAGGATGACGGTATTGAAGCGGCTGCCTCGACGCCGCGACGACAGCGCCGTCAGAGAAAACCATTGCCGTCGGCTTCGAGCAGTTATCAGCAGAAGATGCAGCAGTCCGCCAGCAAACCCCCTGAGCCGAAGCCCAAGAAGAAAAAAGTCACTCATCGCGAACGCAACGAACTGGAAGAACAGAAGCGGCAGAAGCGACTGGGTGGATCGCTGCGTGATCGGATCGAAAAGACTCAGAAGAAACATATGCAGTCCCGGGTGCATAGCCAGATCGACAGTAAAGTCGGCCAGCATCTTTCAGACACTTTTGGTAACCGGTCGGGAGGCAGCAAGCTGGGCCCGCGGATTGGGGCAGCCCAGCTTCTGCGCGATGCACTCAAGGACAAACAGTCATTTCGCCAGGCTTATATCCTGAGCGAGATTCTCTCTCCACCGAAGTCACGACGTCGTTCCTGATAAGCGTTTCAGGCGGTCGCGTCTCCCCGAAACACACAGAAGCAATACAGCGCTGGAAAAAGAGTGAATGAGTAAAGTTGATTCCTCGATGAAAGTTTTGCTGTTTGCCGGGCCGTTTGAACTGAGGGGGACCTCTGCCTATACCCTA is a window from the Gimesia benthica genome containing:
- a CDS encoding ABC transporter ATP-binding protein encodes the protein MNDAPEQLVVRNLTKQFTLADESLSILAGVDLTLNRGEALAITGPSGSGKSTLLYILGVLDQPTAGEVIQFNQNPFVLSDKEQAEFRNQNIGFIFQDHHLMPQFSVLENVLIPTMVHQGSSSDAEERARHLLERVGLKDRLNHRPAQISGGERQRVAVCRALINNPRLLLADEPTGNLDRANTESIGKLLLEINQEQNTILICVTHSSELAALFPQHQRLRDGLLVTESV
- a CDS encoding acyl-CoA thioesterase, producing the protein MSCTFKTIRRVEFHETDMAGIVHFSNFYKYMEQAEHEYYRSLGMTIVDKQPDGSVIGWPRVSAQCSFESPAFYGDLLEIRLTIERVGVKSLTIEYDFWRDDTKIAKGRMKTVCCHFTHGEPMKSIEIPEWIQQKIEDSQHPTT
- a CDS encoding sodium:solute symporter family protein, which produces MIQLVIIGIYLSLLLFLGVFSSRLFKGTSKDYMLASHSIGPFLLLMSIFGTTMTAFALVGSSGEAYKEGVGVYGMLASSSGIIHSLCFFLLGIKLWSWGHKYGYTTQIQFFRERLESDKIGVILFPILVGLVIPYLLIGVMSSGVVISSITEGAFDSAFAAYDYGIPPWLGSLVISLVVLIYVFFGGMRGTAWANTFQTIVFMILGVVTFFVISSKLGGLQAASEAVLEKNPSKLMRAVDPKDRAAYAKRYETWTLIAKYNYATRVLKTLTLTPEQKAAAYEEFKPRMPNWQMTAEAVYAAKNGLYELTTEQTNRALLKQDDRVTPDPFPEKWTTDLMSHHALQEYPRKANAEDEQAMLIFGDKIGHPNHDLDPNDPSKGKKWTIKKALGVYRATNWAPDAPHPMSKLVFFTYFFVPLSVGMFPHLFQHWLTARSAGTFKLPVVAHPLFIMIVWVPCVLVGVWATSATFNGAPLFPPHFPANAVLAAMVKKMTSPVLAGFLTAGILAAIMSSLDSQFLCIGTMFTEDIVVHYGGKDRFTDKQVVLMARTFIILVVAITYGFSLLEPRRVFTLGVWCFSGFSSLFPIIFAAVYWKRLTKPGAYAGVLVAFGTWLYLFKEAGYALKPNYTFLGMMPVATMVVASAVAMILVSLVTRPPSKETLVRFFPED
- a CDS encoding DUF3311 domain-containing protein, producing MRYAVYGLVVILIILHQDNWLWDDKRLIFGFMPITLLYQAGISIGAAIVWFLATKFAWPHHLEEIAQDSPAPAPAPTAALKSAPESDQETGDTE
- a CDS encoding 3-keto-disaccharide hydrolase; this encodes MTSAAFAQAPKGDKNYAVVDLKNVDDDFFYQGEYYGSLGSDCNWCGSAALGLQVVARGDGHFIASLYQGGLPGNGWDLSAREELEGTRDGDVLTLQGKDLTLQVYKNGPVEILDHRGHLLGQLTKYQRSSVTLGATPPPGATVIFDGSSVDELTGGEITPGGLLKEGTEFKHTYRSYRLHVEFRLPYMPYAVGQARSNSGIYLQSRYEVQVLDSFGLEGVENECGGLYKQKRPRINMCFPPLSWQTYDIGFVAPKFDADGKKIKDAYITVLLNGVPVHQDYAIVAKTGGGKQEGPELYPIKLQDHRNPVRFRNIWIVDLSDQPDPQYCFPCQSLLCDK
- a CDS encoding NfeD family protein, with protein sequence MDYSLIAILGLIIALMMFVAEIFIPSGGLIAVLALSSMAASLWGAWMAWWGTSPGFWWTYIASIILLIPTTIGMAVKIFPNTAWGKKFIHEAPTLEEVSGFQAETDHLRSLVGKTGKTQTLLNPSGFVIVDHERHHCESQGMIIDPRVDVEIIAVEGTRLVVKMVKKPVKESSDTEEKTAPKRESLADGSLDFEVPET
- the floA gene encoding flotillin-like protein FloA (flotillin-like protein involved in membrane lipid rafts); the encoded protein is MSTLNLLAADDNTTIIWIVGIVVFLFALFIFALFARFAGLWIQCKLTKAKIGFFDLVMMTIRKVNPTIIVRSKIMAIQAGVTKSYDISTRDLEAHYLAGGNVPNVIRALIAAQRAKIDLDWQSAQAIDLAGRDILDAVRTSVYPKVIDCPDPRKTNSTLDAVAGDGIQLNVRARVTVRTNLKQLVGGATEETVIARVGQGIVQAIGSTSTYEQVLENPDKITQIVLNEGLEKQTAYTIVSIDIADIDVGENIGARLQADHAEAEMRVAQAKAEQRRAEQKAREQEMVALTQENRAQVVLAEAKVPEAIAEAFRSGKIGILDYYELKNVQADTKMRDMIGTPEREPSTTS